A single Mangifera indica cultivar Alphonso chromosome 20, CATAS_Mindica_2.1, whole genome shotgun sequence DNA region contains:
- the LOC123204250 gene encoding plastid division protein CDP1, chloroplastic-like isoform X3, whose protein sequence is MAMSNAVAIAVVSCSSSPCTFCGVGRISGNFENSEVKLSGLSFRLARTSFSPSRLSYSRSCRYCSRRTSFVAAAKWRLRAIDTRVVENAALSTVAAANATIDVPVTCFQLIGVPDTAEKDEIVKAVMDLKRAEVEEGYTMDAVVARQDLLMDVRDKLLFEPEYAGNKRENIPPKCPLRIPWAWLPGALCLLQEISLVQVGEEKIVLDLGQSVLQHPNAKPYVHDFLLSMALAECAIAKICFEKNKVSQGFEALARAQCLLRSNISLGKMPLLSQIEESLEELAPACTVELLGMPHSPENAERRRGAIAALRELLRQGLDVETSCQVQDWPCFLSQALNRLMATEIIDLLPWDNLAITRKNKKSLESQNQKVVIDFDCFYIVLIAHLALGFSSKQIELINKAKTICECLIASEGIDLKFEESFCMFLLAQGTEAEAFEKLCQLELNSNPAVGSAHSGKEIREASGAIPSLEKWLKENVLAIFPDTRVCSPSLVSFFQGEKKNPVSKKSRVVPQATRSISQRPLANSLISNRRNFDDSLPYANSSSRLGSAVKQLAATDLQNPITSAQNGSGSNVSAPSVQFKRGLGVHHSKVWESWLAGKNVIGGITYATVLGCFMFLAFKLSSMESNRKINASKLTSTQQNKGTSSLVWKTNSSHNSNLERSHIKGSGIADRLKELVEMVKMQFRNQSDNGYLHSLSTSMTAVNQRQMPLEEAEALVRQWQKVKAEALGPRHEVHNLSEVLDESMLVQMVLLGKWQKLKLSLRRQQSLLMNLGRRTQIIAAPIKLITF, encoded by the exons ATGGCGATGAGCAATGCGGTAGCCATAGCCGTAGTCTCCTGCTCATCATCGCCGTGTACTTTTTGTGGTGTCGGCAGAATCAGCGGCAATTTCGAGAATTCGGAGGTCAAGCTTTCTGGATTAAGTTTTCGTCTCGCACGAACATCGTTTTCACCGTCTAGGCTTTCCTATAGTCGTTCTTGCCGCTATTGTTCGAGAAGGACTAGTTTTGTCGCTGCCGCCAAGTGGCGATTGCGCGCGATTGACACTCGCGTTGTTGAAAACGCCGCCCTATCTACTGTTGCAGCTGCTAATGCCACCATTGATGTTCCCGTCACTTGTTTCCAg CTTATTGGTGTTCCGGACACAGCTGAGAAAGATGAGATTGTAAAGGCAGTGATGGATTTGAAAAGGGCGGAGGTTGAGGAAGGTTACACAATGGATGCTGTTGTAGCTCGTCAG GATCTTTTGATGGATGTAAGAGATAAGCTTCTTTTTGAACCTGAATATGCTGGCAACAAGAGGGAAAATATTCCACCTAAGTGTCCTTTAAGAATCCCATGGGCTTGGTTGCCGGGTGCTCTTTGCCTCCTTCAAGAG ATTTCTCTGGTCCAGGTTGGAGAGGAGAAGATTGTGCTAGATCTTGGCCAGTCAGTCCTTCAGCATCCAAATGCTAAGCCCTATGTTCATGATTTTCTTCTCTCCATGGCACTAGCTGAG TGTGCAATTGCAAAGATTTGTTTTGAGAAGAACAAGGTATCCCAAGGATTTGAAGCTCTAGCTCGTGCTCAGTGTCTTCTGAGGAGTAATATATCTCTTGGAAAGATGCCATTATTATCACAG atAGAAGAATCTTTGGAAGAGCTTGCTCCCGCTTGCACAGTGGAATTATTAGGCATGCCTCACTCACCTGAAAATGCTGAACGGAGAAGAGGAGCTATTGCAGCTTTGCGTGAATTGCTCAGACAGGGCTTGGATGTGGAAACCTCATGCCAAGTGCAAGATTGGCCATGCTTTTTGAGCCAAGCTCTTAACAGGTTGATGGCTACAGAAATAATTGACCTTCTTCCCTGGGATAATTTGGCAATTACACGGAAGAACAAAAAATCACTTGAGTCACAGAATCAAAAAGTTGTAATTGATTTTGACTGTTTCTACATAGTATTGATAGCTCATCTTGCACTTGGATTCTCAAGCAAGCAAATTGAATTG ATTAACAAGGCAAAAACAATATGCGAGTGTTTGATTGCATCAGAAGGCATTGATCTAAAATTTGAGGAATCATTTTGTATGTTTCTTCTTGCGcag GGTACTGAGGCAGAGGCTTTTGAGAAACTTTGTCAGCtggaattaaattcaaatcccGCCGTGGGGAGTGCTCACTCTGGAAAGGAAATAAGAGAAGCTTCCGGTGCAATTCCATCATTG GAAAAATGGCTCAAGGAAAATGTGCTTGCTATATTTCCAGATACACGAGTTTGTTCTCCATCTTTG GTCAGTTTTTTTCAGGGCGAAAAGAAAAATCCTGTCAGCAAGAAAAGTAGAGTAGTTCCACAAGCTACACGTAGTATAAGCCAGAGaccacttgcaaattctcttatATCAAACCGGAGAAATTTTGATGACTCTCTTCCTTATGCTAACTCTTCTAGTCGTCTTGGTTCTGCAGTTAAGCAGTTGGCTGCAACTGATCTGCAAAACCCAATAACATCGGCCCAGAATGGTAGTGGAAGCAATGTCAGTGCACCATCAGTTCAATTTAAGAGAGGTCTCGGGGTGCACCATTCTAAAGTTTGGGAAAGTTGGTTGGCTGGAAAAAATGTAATTGGAGGAATAACGTATGCTACTGTATTGGGATGCTTTATGTTCCTGGCCTTTAAGCTGTCAAGCATGGAGTCAAATAGGAAGATCAATGCTTCTAAATTGACTTCCACTCAACAAAATAAGGGAACAAGTTCTCTTGTCTGGAAAACAAATTCTTCTCACAATAGCAATCTAGAGCGTTCCCATATCAAGGGAAGTGGTATTGCTGACAGATTGAAGGAGCTTGTGGAAATGGTTAAGATGCAGTTCAGGAATCAATCAGACAATGGATACTTACACAGTCTATCAACCTCTATGACAGCAGTAAATCAGAGACAAATGCCTTTAGAAGAGGCTGAAGCCCTTGTTAGGCAGTGGCAAAAAGTTAAAGCTGAAGCTTTGGGGCCTAGGCATGAGGTTCATAACCTCTCTGAAGTCCTTGACGAGTCAATGCTTGTTCAG ATGGTATTGTTGGGGAAATGGCAGAAATTGAAGCTCTCATTAAGGAGGCAGCAGAGCTTGTTGATGAATCTCGGCCGCAGAACCCAAATTATTGCAG CACCTATAAAACTCATTACGTTTTGA
- the LOC123204250 gene encoding plastid division protein CDP1, chloroplastic-like isoform X4: MDLKRAEVEEGYTMDAVVARQDLLMDVRDKLLFEPEYAGNKRENIPPKCPLRIPWAWLPGALCLLQEISLVQVGEEKIVLDLGQSVLQHPNAKPYVHDFLLSMALAECAIAKICFEKNKVSQGFEALARAQCLLRSNISLGKMPLLSQIEESLEELAPACTVELLGMPHSPENAERRRGAIAALRELLRQGLDVETSCQVQDWPCFLSQALNRLMATEIIDLLPWDNLAITRKNKKSLESQNQKVVIDFDCFYIVLIAHLALGFSSKQIELINKAKTICECLIASEGIDLKFEESFCMFLLAQGTEAEAFEKLCQLELNSNPAVGSAHSGKEIREASGAIPSLEKWLKENVLAIFPDTRVCSPSLVSFFQGEKKNPVSKKSRVVPQATRSISQRPLANSLISNRRNFDDSLPYANSSSRLGSAVKQLAATDLQNPITSAQNGSGSNVSAPSVQFKRGLGVHHSKVWESWLAGKNVIGGITYATVLGCFMFLAFKLSSMESNRKINASKLTSTQQNKGTSSLVWKTNSSHNSNLERSHIKGSGIADRLKELVEMVKMQFRNQSDNGYLHSLSTSMTAVNQRQMPLEEAEALVRQWQKVKAEALGPRHEVHNLSEVLDESMLVQWQAKAEAAKSGSCYWRFVLLQLTILHADIFSDGIVGEMAEIEALIKEAAELVDESRPQNPNYCSTYKTHYVLKRQDNGTWRFCKGDVQMPS, from the exons ATGGATTTGAAAAGGGCGGAGGTTGAGGAAGGTTACACAATGGATGCTGTTGTAGCTCGTCAG GATCTTTTGATGGATGTAAGAGATAAGCTTCTTTTTGAACCTGAATATGCTGGCAACAAGAGGGAAAATATTCCACCTAAGTGTCCTTTAAGAATCCCATGGGCTTGGTTGCCGGGTGCTCTTTGCCTCCTTCAAGAG ATTTCTCTGGTCCAGGTTGGAGAGGAGAAGATTGTGCTAGATCTTGGCCAGTCAGTCCTTCAGCATCCAAATGCTAAGCCCTATGTTCATGATTTTCTTCTCTCCATGGCACTAGCTGAG TGTGCAATTGCAAAGATTTGTTTTGAGAAGAACAAGGTATCCCAAGGATTTGAAGCTCTAGCTCGTGCTCAGTGTCTTCTGAGGAGTAATATATCTCTTGGAAAGATGCCATTATTATCACAG atAGAAGAATCTTTGGAAGAGCTTGCTCCCGCTTGCACAGTGGAATTATTAGGCATGCCTCACTCACCTGAAAATGCTGAACGGAGAAGAGGAGCTATTGCAGCTTTGCGTGAATTGCTCAGACAGGGCTTGGATGTGGAAACCTCATGCCAAGTGCAAGATTGGCCATGCTTTTTGAGCCAAGCTCTTAACAGGTTGATGGCTACAGAAATAATTGACCTTCTTCCCTGGGATAATTTGGCAATTACACGGAAGAACAAAAAATCACTTGAGTCACAGAATCAAAAAGTTGTAATTGATTTTGACTGTTTCTACATAGTATTGATAGCTCATCTTGCACTTGGATTCTCAAGCAAGCAAATTGAATTG ATTAACAAGGCAAAAACAATATGCGAGTGTTTGATTGCATCAGAAGGCATTGATCTAAAATTTGAGGAATCATTTTGTATGTTTCTTCTTGCGcag GGTACTGAGGCAGAGGCTTTTGAGAAACTTTGTCAGCtggaattaaattcaaatcccGCCGTGGGGAGTGCTCACTCTGGAAAGGAAATAAGAGAAGCTTCCGGTGCAATTCCATCATTG GAAAAATGGCTCAAGGAAAATGTGCTTGCTATATTTCCAGATACACGAGTTTGTTCTCCATCTTTG GTCAGTTTTTTTCAGGGCGAAAAGAAAAATCCTGTCAGCAAGAAAAGTAGAGTAGTTCCACAAGCTACACGTAGTATAAGCCAGAGaccacttgcaaattctcttatATCAAACCGGAGAAATTTTGATGACTCTCTTCCTTATGCTAACTCTTCTAGTCGTCTTGGTTCTGCAGTTAAGCAGTTGGCTGCAACTGATCTGCAAAACCCAATAACATCGGCCCAGAATGGTAGTGGAAGCAATGTCAGTGCACCATCAGTTCAATTTAAGAGAGGTCTCGGGGTGCACCATTCTAAAGTTTGGGAAAGTTGGTTGGCTGGAAAAAATGTAATTGGAGGAATAACGTATGCTACTGTATTGGGATGCTTTATGTTCCTGGCCTTTAAGCTGTCAAGCATGGAGTCAAATAGGAAGATCAATGCTTCTAAATTGACTTCCACTCAACAAAATAAGGGAACAAGTTCTCTTGTCTGGAAAACAAATTCTTCTCACAATAGCAATCTAGAGCGTTCCCATATCAAGGGAAGTGGTATTGCTGACAGATTGAAGGAGCTTGTGGAAATGGTTAAGATGCAGTTCAGGAATCAATCAGACAATGGATACTTACACAGTCTATCAACCTCTATGACAGCAGTAAATCAGAGACAAATGCCTTTAGAAGAGGCTGAAGCCCTTGTTAGGCAGTGGCAAAAAGTTAAAGCTGAAGCTTTGGGGCCTAGGCATGAGGTTCATAACCTCTCTGAAGTCCTTGACGAGTCAATGCTTGTTCAG TGGCAAGCTAAAGCTGAGGCTGCAAAATCTGGCTCTTGTTATTGGAGATTTGTTTTGCTGCAATTGACCATCTTGCACGCTGACATTTTCTCAGATGGTATTGTTGGGGAAATGGCAGAAATTGAAGCTCTCATTAAGGAGGCAGCAGAGCTTGTTGATGAATCTCGGCCGCAGAACCCAAATTATTGCAG CACCTATAAAACTCATTACGTTTTGAAAAGGCAAGACAACGGAACATGGAGATTCTGTAAAGGTGACGTTCAAATGCCATCGTGA
- the LOC123204250 gene encoding plastid division protein CDP1, chloroplastic-like isoform X2, giving the protein MAMSNAVAIAVVSCSSSPCTFCGVGRISGNFENSEVKLSGLSFRLARTSFSPSRLSYSRSCRYCSRRTSFVAAAKWRLRAIDTRVVENAALSTVAAANATIDVPVTCFQLIGVPDTAEKDEIVKAVMDLKRAEVEEGYTMDAVVARQDLLMDVRDKLLFEPEYAGNKRENIPPKCPLRIPWAWLPGALCLLQEVGEEKIVLDLGQSVLQHPNAKPYVHDFLLSMALAECAIAKICFEKNKVSQGFEALARAQCLLRSNISLGKMPLLSQIEESLEELAPACTVELLGMPHSPENAERRRGAIAALRELLRQGLDVETSCQVQDWPCFLSQALNRLMATEIIDLLPWDNLAITRKNKKSLESQNQKVVIDFDCFYIVLIAHLALGFSSKQIELINKAKTICECLIASEGIDLKFEESFCMFLLAQGTEAEAFEKLCQLELNSNPAVGSAHSGKEIREASGAIPSLEKWLKENVLAIFPDTRVCSPSLVSFFQGEKKNPVSKKSRVVPQATRSISQRPLANSLISNRRNFDDSLPYANSSSRLGSAVKQLAATDLQNPITSAQNGSGSNVSAPSVQFKRGLGVHHSKVWESWLAGKNVIGGITYATVLGCFMFLAFKLSSMESNRKINASKLTSTQQNKGTSSLVWKTNSSHNSNLERSHIKGSGIADRLKELVEMVKMQFRNQSDNGYLHSLSTSMTAVNQRQMPLEEAEALVRQWQKVKAEALGPRHEVHNLSEVLDESMLVQWQAKAEAAKSGSCYWRFVLLQLTILHADIFSDGIVGEMAEIEALIKEAAELVDESRPQNPNYCSTYKTHYVLKRQDNGTWRFCKGDVQMPS; this is encoded by the exons ATGGCGATGAGCAATGCGGTAGCCATAGCCGTAGTCTCCTGCTCATCATCGCCGTGTACTTTTTGTGGTGTCGGCAGAATCAGCGGCAATTTCGAGAATTCGGAGGTCAAGCTTTCTGGATTAAGTTTTCGTCTCGCACGAACATCGTTTTCACCGTCTAGGCTTTCCTATAGTCGTTCTTGCCGCTATTGTTCGAGAAGGACTAGTTTTGTCGCTGCCGCCAAGTGGCGATTGCGCGCGATTGACACTCGCGTTGTTGAAAACGCCGCCCTATCTACTGTTGCAGCTGCTAATGCCACCATTGATGTTCCCGTCACTTGTTTCCAg CTTATTGGTGTTCCGGACACAGCTGAGAAAGATGAGATTGTAAAGGCAGTGATGGATTTGAAAAGGGCGGAGGTTGAGGAAGGTTACACAATGGATGCTGTTGTAGCTCGTCAG GATCTTTTGATGGATGTAAGAGATAAGCTTCTTTTTGAACCTGAATATGCTGGCAACAAGAGGGAAAATATTCCACCTAAGTGTCCTTTAAGAATCCCATGGGCTTGGTTGCCGGGTGCTCTTTGCCTCCTTCAAGAG GTTGGAGAGGAGAAGATTGTGCTAGATCTTGGCCAGTCAGTCCTTCAGCATCCAAATGCTAAGCCCTATGTTCATGATTTTCTTCTCTCCATGGCACTAGCTGAG TGTGCAATTGCAAAGATTTGTTTTGAGAAGAACAAGGTATCCCAAGGATTTGAAGCTCTAGCTCGTGCTCAGTGTCTTCTGAGGAGTAATATATCTCTTGGAAAGATGCCATTATTATCACAG atAGAAGAATCTTTGGAAGAGCTTGCTCCCGCTTGCACAGTGGAATTATTAGGCATGCCTCACTCACCTGAAAATGCTGAACGGAGAAGAGGAGCTATTGCAGCTTTGCGTGAATTGCTCAGACAGGGCTTGGATGTGGAAACCTCATGCCAAGTGCAAGATTGGCCATGCTTTTTGAGCCAAGCTCTTAACAGGTTGATGGCTACAGAAATAATTGACCTTCTTCCCTGGGATAATTTGGCAATTACACGGAAGAACAAAAAATCACTTGAGTCACAGAATCAAAAAGTTGTAATTGATTTTGACTGTTTCTACATAGTATTGATAGCTCATCTTGCACTTGGATTCTCAAGCAAGCAAATTGAATTG ATTAACAAGGCAAAAACAATATGCGAGTGTTTGATTGCATCAGAAGGCATTGATCTAAAATTTGAGGAATCATTTTGTATGTTTCTTCTTGCGcag GGTACTGAGGCAGAGGCTTTTGAGAAACTTTGTCAGCtggaattaaattcaaatcccGCCGTGGGGAGTGCTCACTCTGGAAAGGAAATAAGAGAAGCTTCCGGTGCAATTCCATCATTG GAAAAATGGCTCAAGGAAAATGTGCTTGCTATATTTCCAGATACACGAGTTTGTTCTCCATCTTTG GTCAGTTTTTTTCAGGGCGAAAAGAAAAATCCTGTCAGCAAGAAAAGTAGAGTAGTTCCACAAGCTACACGTAGTATAAGCCAGAGaccacttgcaaattctcttatATCAAACCGGAGAAATTTTGATGACTCTCTTCCTTATGCTAACTCTTCTAGTCGTCTTGGTTCTGCAGTTAAGCAGTTGGCTGCAACTGATCTGCAAAACCCAATAACATCGGCCCAGAATGGTAGTGGAAGCAATGTCAGTGCACCATCAGTTCAATTTAAGAGAGGTCTCGGGGTGCACCATTCTAAAGTTTGGGAAAGTTGGTTGGCTGGAAAAAATGTAATTGGAGGAATAACGTATGCTACTGTATTGGGATGCTTTATGTTCCTGGCCTTTAAGCTGTCAAGCATGGAGTCAAATAGGAAGATCAATGCTTCTAAATTGACTTCCACTCAACAAAATAAGGGAACAAGTTCTCTTGTCTGGAAAACAAATTCTTCTCACAATAGCAATCTAGAGCGTTCCCATATCAAGGGAAGTGGTATTGCTGACAGATTGAAGGAGCTTGTGGAAATGGTTAAGATGCAGTTCAGGAATCAATCAGACAATGGATACTTACACAGTCTATCAACCTCTATGACAGCAGTAAATCAGAGACAAATGCCTTTAGAAGAGGCTGAAGCCCTTGTTAGGCAGTGGCAAAAAGTTAAAGCTGAAGCTTTGGGGCCTAGGCATGAGGTTCATAACCTCTCTGAAGTCCTTGACGAGTCAATGCTTGTTCAG TGGCAAGCTAAAGCTGAGGCTGCAAAATCTGGCTCTTGTTATTGGAGATTTGTTTTGCTGCAATTGACCATCTTGCACGCTGACATTTTCTCAGATGGTATTGTTGGGGAAATGGCAGAAATTGAAGCTCTCATTAAGGAGGCAGCAGAGCTTGTTGATGAATCTCGGCCGCAGAACCCAAATTATTGCAG CACCTATAAAACTCATTACGTTTTGAAAAGGCAAGACAACGGAACATGGAGATTCTGTAAAGGTGACGTTCAAATGCCATCGTGA
- the LOC123204250 gene encoding plastid division protein CDP1, chloroplastic-like isoform X1 codes for MAMSNAVAIAVVSCSSSPCTFCGVGRISGNFENSEVKLSGLSFRLARTSFSPSRLSYSRSCRYCSRRTSFVAAAKWRLRAIDTRVVENAALSTVAAANATIDVPVTCFQLIGVPDTAEKDEIVKAVMDLKRAEVEEGYTMDAVVARQDLLMDVRDKLLFEPEYAGNKRENIPPKCPLRIPWAWLPGALCLLQEISLVQVGEEKIVLDLGQSVLQHPNAKPYVHDFLLSMALAECAIAKICFEKNKVSQGFEALARAQCLLRSNISLGKMPLLSQIEESLEELAPACTVELLGMPHSPENAERRRGAIAALRELLRQGLDVETSCQVQDWPCFLSQALNRLMATEIIDLLPWDNLAITRKNKKSLESQNQKVVIDFDCFYIVLIAHLALGFSSKQIELINKAKTICECLIASEGIDLKFEESFCMFLLAQGTEAEAFEKLCQLELNSNPAVGSAHSGKEIREASGAIPSLEKWLKENVLAIFPDTRVCSPSLVSFFQGEKKNPVSKKSRVVPQATRSISQRPLANSLISNRRNFDDSLPYANSSSRLGSAVKQLAATDLQNPITSAQNGSGSNVSAPSVQFKRGLGVHHSKVWESWLAGKNVIGGITYATVLGCFMFLAFKLSSMESNRKINASKLTSTQQNKGTSSLVWKTNSSHNSNLERSHIKGSGIADRLKELVEMVKMQFRNQSDNGYLHSLSTSMTAVNQRQMPLEEAEALVRQWQKVKAEALGPRHEVHNLSEVLDESMLVQWQAKAEAAKSGSCYWRFVLLQLTILHADIFSDGIVGEMAEIEALIKEAAELVDESRPQNPNYCSTYKTHYVLKRQDNGTWRFCKGDVQMPS; via the exons ATGGCGATGAGCAATGCGGTAGCCATAGCCGTAGTCTCCTGCTCATCATCGCCGTGTACTTTTTGTGGTGTCGGCAGAATCAGCGGCAATTTCGAGAATTCGGAGGTCAAGCTTTCTGGATTAAGTTTTCGTCTCGCACGAACATCGTTTTCACCGTCTAGGCTTTCCTATAGTCGTTCTTGCCGCTATTGTTCGAGAAGGACTAGTTTTGTCGCTGCCGCCAAGTGGCGATTGCGCGCGATTGACACTCGCGTTGTTGAAAACGCCGCCCTATCTACTGTTGCAGCTGCTAATGCCACCATTGATGTTCCCGTCACTTGTTTCCAg CTTATTGGTGTTCCGGACACAGCTGAGAAAGATGAGATTGTAAAGGCAGTGATGGATTTGAAAAGGGCGGAGGTTGAGGAAGGTTACACAATGGATGCTGTTGTAGCTCGTCAG GATCTTTTGATGGATGTAAGAGATAAGCTTCTTTTTGAACCTGAATATGCTGGCAACAAGAGGGAAAATATTCCACCTAAGTGTCCTTTAAGAATCCCATGGGCTTGGTTGCCGGGTGCTCTTTGCCTCCTTCAAGAG ATTTCTCTGGTCCAGGTTGGAGAGGAGAAGATTGTGCTAGATCTTGGCCAGTCAGTCCTTCAGCATCCAAATGCTAAGCCCTATGTTCATGATTTTCTTCTCTCCATGGCACTAGCTGAG TGTGCAATTGCAAAGATTTGTTTTGAGAAGAACAAGGTATCCCAAGGATTTGAAGCTCTAGCTCGTGCTCAGTGTCTTCTGAGGAGTAATATATCTCTTGGAAAGATGCCATTATTATCACAG atAGAAGAATCTTTGGAAGAGCTTGCTCCCGCTTGCACAGTGGAATTATTAGGCATGCCTCACTCACCTGAAAATGCTGAACGGAGAAGAGGAGCTATTGCAGCTTTGCGTGAATTGCTCAGACAGGGCTTGGATGTGGAAACCTCATGCCAAGTGCAAGATTGGCCATGCTTTTTGAGCCAAGCTCTTAACAGGTTGATGGCTACAGAAATAATTGACCTTCTTCCCTGGGATAATTTGGCAATTACACGGAAGAACAAAAAATCACTTGAGTCACAGAATCAAAAAGTTGTAATTGATTTTGACTGTTTCTACATAGTATTGATAGCTCATCTTGCACTTGGATTCTCAAGCAAGCAAATTGAATTG ATTAACAAGGCAAAAACAATATGCGAGTGTTTGATTGCATCAGAAGGCATTGATCTAAAATTTGAGGAATCATTTTGTATGTTTCTTCTTGCGcag GGTACTGAGGCAGAGGCTTTTGAGAAACTTTGTCAGCtggaattaaattcaaatcccGCCGTGGGGAGTGCTCACTCTGGAAAGGAAATAAGAGAAGCTTCCGGTGCAATTCCATCATTG GAAAAATGGCTCAAGGAAAATGTGCTTGCTATATTTCCAGATACACGAGTTTGTTCTCCATCTTTG GTCAGTTTTTTTCAGGGCGAAAAGAAAAATCCTGTCAGCAAGAAAAGTAGAGTAGTTCCACAAGCTACACGTAGTATAAGCCAGAGaccacttgcaaattctcttatATCAAACCGGAGAAATTTTGATGACTCTCTTCCTTATGCTAACTCTTCTAGTCGTCTTGGTTCTGCAGTTAAGCAGTTGGCTGCAACTGATCTGCAAAACCCAATAACATCGGCCCAGAATGGTAGTGGAAGCAATGTCAGTGCACCATCAGTTCAATTTAAGAGAGGTCTCGGGGTGCACCATTCTAAAGTTTGGGAAAGTTGGTTGGCTGGAAAAAATGTAATTGGAGGAATAACGTATGCTACTGTATTGGGATGCTTTATGTTCCTGGCCTTTAAGCTGTCAAGCATGGAGTCAAATAGGAAGATCAATGCTTCTAAATTGACTTCCACTCAACAAAATAAGGGAACAAGTTCTCTTGTCTGGAAAACAAATTCTTCTCACAATAGCAATCTAGAGCGTTCCCATATCAAGGGAAGTGGTATTGCTGACAGATTGAAGGAGCTTGTGGAAATGGTTAAGATGCAGTTCAGGAATCAATCAGACAATGGATACTTACACAGTCTATCAACCTCTATGACAGCAGTAAATCAGAGACAAATGCCTTTAGAAGAGGCTGAAGCCCTTGTTAGGCAGTGGCAAAAAGTTAAAGCTGAAGCTTTGGGGCCTAGGCATGAGGTTCATAACCTCTCTGAAGTCCTTGACGAGTCAATGCTTGTTCAG TGGCAAGCTAAAGCTGAGGCTGCAAAATCTGGCTCTTGTTATTGGAGATTTGTTTTGCTGCAATTGACCATCTTGCACGCTGACATTTTCTCAGATGGTATTGTTGGGGAAATGGCAGAAATTGAAGCTCTCATTAAGGAGGCAGCAGAGCTTGTTGATGAATCTCGGCCGCAGAACCCAAATTATTGCAG CACCTATAAAACTCATTACGTTTTGAAAAGGCAAGACAACGGAACATGGAGATTCTGTAAAGGTGACGTTCAAATGCCATCGTGA